One part of the Neisseria zalophi genome encodes these proteins:
- a CDS encoding Fis family transcriptional regulator yields MKQNVPEIAHCIEQNLYRYFHDLNGETACGVYEMVLEQVEKPMLKCVMEECGGNQSKAAAMLGLNRNTLRKKLVRYGLLEN; encoded by the coding sequence ATGAAACAGAATGTTCCTGAAATAGCCCATTGTATCGAACAAAACCTATACCGGTATTTCCATGATTTAAACGGTGAAACCGCTTGCGGCGTTTATGAAATGGTTTTGGAGCAGGTGGAGAAGCCGATGCTTAAATGTGTGATGGAAGAATGCGGCGGCAATCAATCGAAAGCGGCTGCTATGCTGGGGTTGAACCGTAATACATTGCGTAAAAAATTAGTGCGCTACGGGCTGTTGGAAAATTAA
- the mtgA gene encoding monofunctional biosynthetic peptidoglycan transglycosylase, whose translation MRVFKWLVALPFAVFILFNAYVYGSIITYRAVAPNQTAFMRMRIQSFSEQGKDIALDYRWVPYHQISVNLKKALIASEDARFAAHSGFDWDGIRHAFERNQRSGKIRGGGSTISQQLAKNLFLNESRSYWRKAEEAAITAMMEATTDKDRIFELYLNSIEWGYGIFGAEAASQHFYKKPVVKLTKQQAAQLAARVPRPLYYVEHPRDKSLRARTNIILKRMGSATLPDTGE comes from the coding sequence ATGCGTGTGTTTAAATGGTTGGTTGCTCTGCCGTTTGCCGTGTTTATTCTTTTTAATGCCTATGTGTACGGCAGCATTATCACCTATCGTGCTGTCGCACCGAATCAAACGGCTTTTATGCGCATGCGGATACAGTCTTTCAGCGAGCAAGGGAAAGATATTGCATTGGATTATCGTTGGGTGCCTTATCATCAAATTTCGGTGAATTTGAAAAAAGCCCTGATTGCATCGGAGGATGCCCGTTTCGCCGCACACAGCGGTTTTGATTGGGACGGTATCCGCCATGCCTTTGAGCGCAACCAGCGTAGTGGCAAAATACGCGGTGGCGGATCGACCATCAGTCAGCAGTTGGCTAAAAATCTGTTTTTGAATGAAAGCAGAAGCTATTGGCGCAAAGCCGAAGAAGCCGCGATTACCGCTATGATGGAGGCGACCACCGATAAAGACCGTATTTTTGAGCTGTATCTGAATTCGATTGAATGGGGGTACGGTATTTTCGGGGCGGAGGCGGCTTCTCAGCATTTTTATAAAAAGCCGGTGGTAAAGCTGACCAAGCAGCAGGCGGCACAATTGGCTGCCCGTGTGCCACGTCCGTTGTATTATGTGGAACATCCGCGCGATAAAAGCTTGAGGGCGCGAACCAATATTATTTTGAAAAGAATGGGTTCTGCGACCCTGCCCGATACAGGTGAATAA
- the aroE gene encoding shikimate dehydrogenase, translating into MDNLPRYAVFGNPVAHSKSPQIHRQFALQENVAIQYDRILAEPDTFAQVIRRFFDDGGQGANITVPFKTEAYQWVDELSPRAEVAGAVNTVIPLGNGRFRGDNTDGVGLVNDIVQACGVAVRNRRILILGAGGAVRGVVPELLAQHPAGITIANRTEAKALDLAVRFGIQALPLNQLPEDYFDIIINGTSGSLNGALPDVSAKVFGKCLLAYDMVYGAAAAGFLSFARESGAQQTADGLGMLVAQAACSYQLWRGFKPDIVPVIRYMKEAEVL; encoded by the coding sequence ATGGATAATCTTCCCCGCTATGCGGTTTTTGGTAATCCCGTTGCCCACAGCAAATCGCCGCAGATTCACCGGCAGTTTGCCTTGCAGGAAAATGTGGCGATTCAATATGACCGTATTTTGGCCGAGCCGGATACGTTTGCCCAAGTTATCAGGCGGTTTTTCGATGATGGCGGGCAGGGTGCCAATATTACCGTACCGTTTAAAACCGAGGCATATCAGTGGGTGGACGAGCTTTCGCCGCGTGCCGAAGTTGCCGGTGCGGTGAATACGGTTATTCCGTTGGGTAACGGGCGTTTCCGTGGCGACAATACCGATGGTGTGGGTTTGGTGAACGATATTGTTCAGGCCTGCGGAGTGGCTGTACGCAATCGCCGCATTTTGATTTTGGGCGCCGGCGGTGCGGTACGGGGTGTAGTGCCCGAACTTTTGGCGCAACATCCTGCGGGCATCACTATTGCCAACCGTACCGAAGCGAAGGCTTTGGATTTGGCTGTACGTTTCGGTATTCAGGCATTGCCGTTAAATCAATTGCCCGAAGATTATTTCGATATCATTATTAACGGAACTTCGGGCAGTTTGAATGGTGCACTGCCCGATGTATCGGCAAAAGTATTCGGGAAGTGTTTGTTGGCCTACGATATGGTATATGGTGCGGCAGCGGCCGGTTTTCTATCTTTTGCCCGTGAGAGCGGAGCGCAGCAAACGGCGGACGGTTTGGGCATGTTGGTCGCCCAAGCGGCCTGTTCTTATCAATTATGGCGGGGCTTCAAACCGGATATTGTGCCGGTTATCCGTTATATGAAAGAGGCGGAGGTGTTGTAA
- the rpmG gene encoding 50S ribosomal protein L33, giving the protein MRDKIKLESSAGTGHFYTTTKNKRTMPGKLEIKKFDPVARKHVLYKETKLK; this is encoded by the coding sequence ATGCGCGATAAAATTAAATTGGAATCAAGTGCCGGTACCGGTCATTTTTACACCACGACCAAAAACAAACGCACTATGCCCGGCAAACTGGAAATCAAAAAATTTGATCCGGTAGCCCGTAAACACGTTCTGTATAAAGAAACCAAGCTGAAATAA
- the rpmB gene encoding 50S ribosomal protein L28: MARVCKVTGKRPMSGNNVSHANNKTKRRFLPNLQSRRFWVESENRWVRLRVSNAALRTIDKVGIDVVLAEMRARGEA; the protein is encoded by the coding sequence ATGGCACGAGTTTGCAAAGTGACCGGTAAACGCCCGATGTCTGGCAATAACGTATCACACGCCAACAACAAAACCAAACGTCGTTTTTTGCCTAACTTGCAATCACGTCGTTTCTGGGTAGAAAGTGAAAACCGCTGGGTTCGCCTGCGCGTATCCAACGCTGCGTTGCGCACCATCGACAAAGTAGGCATTGATGTTGTATTGGCCGAAATGCGCGCCCGCGGCGAAGCCTAA
- the dusB gene encoding tRNA dihydrouridine synthase DusB translates to MRIGAYSVRTPIALAPMAGITDKPFRQLCREYGAGWAVGEMLNSDPALRHTRKTLRRSDFNGEDGVVAVQIAGSDPEQMAEAARYNVEQGAQVIDINMGCPAKKVCNVSAGSALMQNEPLVSAILNAVVRAVDVPVTLKTRLGWHDEHKNILTVARMAEDAGISAIAIHGRTRTQMYKGEAEYGLIAEAKSRLNIPVWVNGDITSPQKALDVLAQTGADGIMIGRGAQGRPWLFRDLKYVAEHGCLPEALSIAHCSETVLRHLYQMYAFYGERDGVRIARKHIGWYIVGLPGGEDARRNINKIDSAAGQYDAVAAFLDKLPQLTDHWSCAYR, encoded by the coding sequence ATGCGTATTGGTGCTTATTCTGTCCGTACGCCCATTGCGCTGGCGCCGATGGCGGGAATAACCGATAAGCCTTTCCGCCAACTATGCCGTGAATACGGAGCAGGTTGGGCGGTTGGCGAGATGCTTAATAGCGATCCGGCCTTGCGTCATACGCGTAAAACCTTGCGTCGTAGCGATTTTAACGGTGAGGACGGTGTGGTTGCCGTGCAAATTGCGGGCAGCGATCCCGAACAAATGGCGGAAGCGGCGCGTTATAATGTCGAGCAGGGCGCGCAGGTGATTGATATTAATATGGGTTGCCCTGCCAAAAAGGTTTGCAATGTGTCGGCAGGCAGTGCGCTGATGCAGAACGAGCCGCTGGTGTCGGCTATATTGAATGCGGTAGTTCGCGCGGTTGATGTGCCGGTAACTTTGAAAACCCGTTTGGGTTGGCATGATGAGCATAAAAATATCCTGACCGTTGCCCGTATGGCGGAAGATGCCGGTATCAGTGCGATTGCCATTCACGGGCGTACCCGCACCCAGATGTATAAGGGTGAAGCCGAATACGGCCTGATTGCCGAAGCCAAAAGCCGTCTGAATATTCCTGTGTGGGTTAACGGCGACATTACCAGCCCGCAAAAAGCTTTAGATGTGTTGGCGCAAACCGGTGCCGACGGCATTATGATAGGGCGCGGCGCACAAGGGCGGCCGTGGTTGTTTCGTGATTTGAAATACGTTGCCGAACATGGTTGTTTGCCCGAAGCATTGAGTATTGCCCATTGTAGTGAAACGGTCTTGCGGCATCTTTATCAGATGTATGCGTTTTATGGCGAGCGCGACGGCGTTAGGATTGCGCGTAAACACATTGGTTGGTATATCGTCGGTTTGCCCGGCGGTGAGGATGCCCGCCGTAATATCAATAAGATAGACAGTGCGGCAGGACAATATGATGCGGTTGCGGCGTTTTTAGACAAGCTGCCGCAGCTAACCGATCATTGGTCTTGTGCGTATCGCTAA
- a CDS encoding TerC family protein encodes MDLSWLAEPQTWIGFATLIILEVVLGIDNLVFVAILANKVKPSMRDKARITGLTLAVLMRLVMLGFMAHIITLTQPLFTVGGLSVSGKDLIMLVGGLFLLYKATTELHERIEGHNQFAIADTNKKHAGFWGVVVQILILDAVFSIDAVITAVAMVEHIVVAMGAVVVAMTLMIMASKPLTAFVDKHPTVVMLCLGFLLMIGFSLIAEAFHFEIPKGYLYAAIGFSILIEAFNQISQRNARKNAYTSSSWRKRTAENVLGMMGIRESILAQTGEQAEDGSHFAENEKSMIRSVLMLAERPILGVMIPRRDIERLDISQSKEEQSHQLQNTPYSRLLVVGKAGVDDPLGYINKKDLLAQILEGHELNIQEALKQPLILPDSTTALKAIELFRNSSADYALVVDEFGAILGMVTMKDLMETIAGEFPEEFEREEEPALQANADESLTVDGALEYVELAPQLGLPLPEEDSDFHTIAGLIMEELQSIPNEGEYIDFHGWRFEVIEKESQKIERVKITRLPPEE; translated from the coding sequence ATGGATTTGAGTTGGTTGGCCGAACCGCAAACATGGATAGGGTTTGCAACATTAATCATACTCGAAGTGGTACTCGGCATCGACAATTTGGTTTTTGTGGCTATTCTGGCCAATAAAGTCAAACCGTCAATGCGTGATAAAGCGCGGATTACCGGCCTCACTCTGGCGGTTCTTATGCGCTTGGTAATGCTTGGGTTTATGGCACACATCATTACCCTCACACAACCCCTCTTTACTGTCGGCGGACTGTCTGTTTCCGGCAAAGACCTGATTATGCTGGTCGGCGGCTTATTCCTACTCTACAAAGCTACCACCGAACTACACGAACGGATTGAGGGGCATAATCAATTTGCTATTGCCGATACCAATAAAAAACATGCCGGATTTTGGGGCGTGGTGGTACAAATCCTGATCTTGGATGCCGTTTTTTCTATTGATGCCGTCATTACCGCCGTTGCCATGGTCGAACATATTGTGGTTGCCATGGGTGCCGTTGTGGTTGCCATGACTCTGATGATTATGGCCAGCAAACCGCTCACTGCATTTGTCGATAAGCACCCTACCGTGGTGATGTTGTGTTTGGGCTTCCTGTTAATGATCGGCTTTAGTCTGATTGCCGAAGCATTCCATTTCGAAATCCCCAAAGGCTATCTATATGCCGCCATCGGCTTTTCCATCCTCATTGAAGCCTTTAATCAGATATCGCAGAGAAATGCCCGTAAAAACGCCTATACCAGCAGTTCATGGAGGAAGCGTACGGCAGAAAATGTTTTGGGCATGATGGGCATACGCGAAAGTATTCTGGCTCAAACAGGCGAGCAGGCTGAAGATGGCTCCCATTTTGCCGAAAATGAAAAATCCATGATTCGCAGCGTATTAATGCTGGCAGAGCGGCCGATTTTAGGCGTGATGATTCCCCGCCGCGATATCGAGCGCTTGGATATTTCCCAAAGCAAAGAAGAGCAATCGCACCAACTGCAAAACACACCTTACAGCCGCTTATTGGTTGTCGGTAAAGCCGGTGTTGATGATCCCTTGGGTTATATCAATAAAAAAGACTTATTGGCACAAATATTGGAAGGCCACGAGTTAAATATCCAAGAAGCTTTAAAACAGCCCTTGATATTGCCCGATAGTACAACCGCCCTTAAAGCTATCGAACTTTTCCGCAACAGTAGTGCCGATTATGCTTTGGTGGTAGACGAATTTGGTGCCATTCTCGGCATGGTCACTATGAAAGACTTAATGGAAACCATTGCCGGAGAATTCCCCGAAGAATTTGAACGCGAAGAAGAGCCAGCGCTTCAGGCCAATGCCGATGAAAGCCTCACCGTAGACGGAGCTTTAGAATATGTCGAACTCGCGCCGCAACTCGGTTTGCCGCTACCGGAAGAAGATTCCGATTTCCATACTATTGCCGGTTTGATTATGGAAGAATTGCAAAGTATTCCGAATGAAGGCGAATATATCGACTTTCATGGCTGGCGTTTTGAAGTAATCGAAAAAGAAAGCCAAAAAATCGAGCGTGTTAAAATTACCCGATTGCCGCCCGAAGAATAA
- the purH gene encoding bifunctional phosphoribosylaminoimidazolecarboxamide formyltransferase/IMP cyclohydrolase, whose protein sequence is MAAVKRALISLSDKTGVVEFAQALNGLGVEILSTGGTAKMLADAGVPVVEVADYTGFPEMLDGRVKTLHPKIHGGILGRRDLEEHVAKMKEHDIGNIDLVCVNLYPFAATVAKPGCTLEDAIENIDIGGPTMVRSAAKNWKHVGIVTDNADFDRVIDELKANGGALSDKTRFNLSRKAFSHTAQYDGMISNYLTSVSDEKLSGEPEMGEFPQQFNQSWVKVQEMRYGENPHQDAAFYRDLYPAAGSLSAYSQLQGKELSYNNIADADAAWEAVKAFDQPACVIVKHANPCGVAVADSPLNAYKLAFATDTTSAFGGIIAFNREVDADTVEAVTGQFLEVLMAPKFTDKAKEVIAAKKNVRVLEVPLMAGANRFELKRVGGGLLVQTPDIHRIRREDLKVVSKRQPSEQEWHDLMFVWNVAKFVKSNAIVFGKGGQTYGIGAGQMSRVDSTRIAARKAQDGGFDLNGACAASDAFFPFRDGIDVIAEQGIKAIIHPGGSVRDQEVFDAADEHGIAMVLTGIRHFRH, encoded by the coding sequence ATGGCCGCCGTAAAACGTGCCTTAATCAGTCTGTCCGATAAAACGGGCGTTGTTGAATTTGCCCAAGCCTTAAACGGGTTGGGTGTGGAAATCTTGTCTACGGGCGGTACGGCCAAAATGCTGGCGGATGCCGGCGTGCCGGTGGTGGAAGTTGCCGACTATACCGGTTTTCCCGAAATGCTTGATGGCCGAGTAAAAACCCTGCATCCGAAAATCCACGGCGGTATTCTCGGCCGTCGTGACTTGGAAGAGCATGTGGCCAAAATGAAAGAACACGATATCGGTAATATTGATTTGGTATGCGTGAATCTGTATCCGTTTGCCGCCACTGTTGCCAAGCCCGGTTGCACTTTGGAAGATGCGATTGAAAATATCGATATCGGTGGGCCCACAATGGTGCGTTCTGCGGCTAAAAACTGGAAACATGTCGGTATTGTTACCGATAATGCCGATTTTGACCGTGTGATTGACGAATTGAAAGCCAATGGCGGCGCGTTGAGCGATAAAACCCGCTTTAACCTGTCGCGCAAAGCGTTCAGTCATACCGCACAATACGACGGCATGATTTCCAACTATCTCACCAGCGTATCTGATGAAAAATTATCGGGCGAGCCGGAAATGGGTGAATTCCCGCAACAGTTCAATCAAAGCTGGGTAAAAGTGCAAGAAATGCGCTATGGTGAAAACCCGCATCAAGATGCCGCGTTCTATCGCGATTTATATCCGGCTGCGGGCAGTTTGTCGGCATATAGCCAATTGCAGGGCAAGGAATTGTCTTATAACAATATTGCCGATGCCGATGCAGCTTGGGAAGCGGTAAAAGCCTTTGACCAACCTGCCTGTGTGATTGTGAAACACGCCAATCCTTGCGGTGTGGCGGTGGCAGATTCCCCGCTTAACGCCTATAAATTGGCTTTTGCGACCGATACGACCAGCGCGTTCGGCGGCATTATCGCGTTTAACCGAGAAGTGGATGCCGATACGGTGGAAGCGGTAACCGGTCAGTTTTTAGAAGTATTGATGGCACCGAAATTTACCGATAAAGCAAAAGAAGTGATTGCGGCTAAGAAAAACGTGCGCGTATTGGAAGTGCCGTTGATGGCCGGTGCCAACCGTTTCGAGCTAAAACGTGTCGGCGGCGGTTTATTGGTGCAAACGCCGGATATTCACCGTATCCGTCGTGAAGATTTGAAAGTGGTATCGAAACGCCAGCCGAGCGAGCAGGAATGGCATGATTTGATGTTTGTGTGGAATGTGGCCAAGTTTGTGAAGTCTAATGCGATTGTATTCGGTAAAGGCGGGCAGACTTACGGTATCGGTGCGGGGCAAATGAGCCGTGTCGATTCGACCCGTATTGCCGCACGCAAAGCGCAAGACGGCGGATTCGATTTGAATGGCGCCTGTGCCGCTTCCGATGCATTCTTCCCGTTCCGTGACGGTATTGATGTGATTGCCGAGCAGGGCATTAAAGCGATTATCCATCCGGGCGGTTCGGTGCGTGATCAGGAAGTGTTTGATGCGGCGGATGAACACGGTATTGCTATGGTGTTGACCGGTATCCGTCATTTCCGCCATTAA
- the secG gene encoding preprotein translocase subunit SecG, protein MEAFKTVIWIINIFSALAVIILVLMQHGKGADAGATFGSGSGSAQGVFGSGGNANFLSRSTAIAATIFFATCMAMVYINTHSNKHGLDFSTVEQSVPANTQSISTDTAPQTPASQGQ, encoded by the coding sequence ATGGAAGCCTTTAAAACCGTTATTTGGATTATCAACATCTTTTCCGCATTAGCCGTTATCATCCTTGTATTAATGCAACATGGTAAGGGTGCGGATGCGGGTGCCACATTCGGCTCTGGAAGCGGTAGTGCACAAGGTGTATTCGGCTCCGGCGGTAATGCCAATTTTTTAAGCAGAAGCACGGCCATTGCTGCAACAATATTTTTTGCTACTTGCATGGCGATGGTTTATATTAACACCCATTCAAATAAACATGGTTTAGATTTCAGTACTGTCGAACAAAGCGTACCAGCTAATACACAAAGCATATCGACAGATACTGCACCTCAAACACCGGCCTCACAGGGTCAATAA
- the tpiA gene encoding triose-phosphate isomerase, producing the protein MWDKKWVIGNWKMNGRLQNNNTLMHRFRIMPTADHVVIGLAAPTVYLLQLHNAMQIVLNNRILTCAQDVSRFPGNGAYTGEVSAEMMADIGVDIVLIGHSERSLYFGEKNEIQRQKMVNVLNVGLTPLLCVGESLEEREAGREQEVIAHQLSILEDLGTDNIAVAYEPVWAIGTGKVATTDQIAAMHAFIHKQILSLCGNNVNIRILYGGSVNAKNAADIFSVPHVDGALVGGASLSYDSFAAIIDAAQEA; encoded by the coding sequence ATGTGGGATAAAAAATGGGTTATCGGCAACTGGAAAATGAATGGCCGTCTGCAAAACAATAATACACTGATGCACCGCTTCCGCATTATGCCGACTGCCGACCATGTTGTTATCGGCCTAGCCGCACCAACTGTTTACCTGCTCCAATTGCACAATGCCATGCAGATTGTTTTAAACAACCGTATTCTGACTTGTGCACAAGACGTAAGCCGTTTTCCCGGTAATGGCGCATACACCGGTGAAGTTTCCGCTGAAATGATGGCTGATATCGGTGTGGATATTGTTCTTATCGGCCACTCGGAACGCAGCCTCTATTTTGGTGAAAAAAATGAAATCCAACGCCAAAAAATGGTCAATGTTTTGAATGTCGGACTAACACCATTATTATGTGTTGGAGAAAGCTTGGAAGAAAGAGAAGCAGGCAGGGAGCAGGAAGTCATTGCCCACCAATTATCTATTTTAGAAGATTTAGGCACTGACAATATCGCTGTCGCATACGAACCAGTATGGGCTATCGGTACCGGCAAAGTTGCCACGACTGATCAAATTGCCGCCATGCACGCTTTTATTCACAAACAAATCTTGTCTTTATGCGGTAACAATGTTAATATCCGCATCCTTTACGGCGGAAGTGTCAACGCAAAAAATGCGGCCGATATTTTTTCCGTACCGCATGTAGACGGTGCTTTGGTAGGCGGCGCATCATTGTCTTACGACTCATTTGCCGCTATTATTGATGCCGCACAAGAAGCATAG
- a CDS encoding AsmA family protein → MKNLLHSGKFWLRFSVFGLLAVIAAGIGMHTLLLYLFSNEHIQAAADQAVGNRYEVRFGSKIGRTWLPRPTVTLTNVTLGARNSGKPDLHVKEMRIGLSWQSLWGHPSIEKWVWEEAEADITHDKNGRWTFQDLWRNRNDHIGINRFIIENSRINIHTPASSYLTKQFNLKLSRASERSYIFDINGHTNRTDDTIITWESNGKAESANRQWLLPAVHIEADIPFQNHQTKLMADADLTWQSQQNTLQTRNLRLRADSSYHDLHLTAQSPLILWNGNRISSGDIRSVFTAGSEEEGRWDGSFSLSRLNLRPTTATVAKIDLSGSFKHNAQQTTFNFSAPLDWQKNRALTSDGLTLTTYQNQLNAAPQPRFSSQMTGKFTLSANKNWQLQLNGLFDRQATRFSADYIAANRQQAATLEAQLSLSKLLLAPYWKDLQAKGGRLFPTFLNREQIPQIKADIHIGNLAIPGLQIDEIDTILYADNRRIALTNFRAGLYGGHTEGGISIANTDPPAYHLQQNTHGVQIRPLLQDLLNYHGIGGTGDAVIDLTAAGTDRRSLTQTLNGNLQLNVADGAWYGVDMANILKNLSNNHAPGKNGADVQTRFRRFSLNSEISNGISRHDNTELTSDILHISSYGQTNLNTQTVSENLLIRNAANPKAKPVPITIGGSINNPSVTLDYNRLTDGLDSPEERQRALAETLREQWQWLNKPSK, encoded by the coding sequence ATGAAAAATCTGCTCCATTCGGGAAAGTTCTGGCTACGCTTCAGTGTTTTCGGCTTACTGGCTGTTATTGCCGCCGGAATCGGTATGCACACCTTACTACTTTATCTGTTTAGTAACGAGCATATCCAAGCCGCGGCAGACCAGGCCGTCGGTAACCGTTACGAAGTACGTTTCGGCAGTAAAATAGGCCGCACATGGCTGCCCCGCCCTACCGTTACCCTCACCAACGTTACCCTCGGCGCGCGCAACAGCGGCAAACCCGACCTGCATGTTAAAGAAATGCGTATCGGCTTATCGTGGCAAAGTTTATGGGGGCATCCGTCTATCGAAAAATGGGTATGGGAAGAAGCCGAAGCTGATATTACCCACGACAAAAACGGCAGATGGACTTTTCAAGATTTATGGCGCAACCGTAATGACCATATCGGTATTAATCGTTTCATTATTGAAAACAGCCGGATTAACATCCACACTCCCGCAAGCAGCTACCTCACCAAACAATTTAACCTCAAACTGAGCCGTGCTTCGGAACGTAGCTATATTTTTGACATCAACGGCCATACCAACCGCACCGACGATACCATCATAACGTGGGAAAGCAACGGCAAGGCCGAATCTGCCAACCGACAATGGCTGTTGCCTGCCGTACATATCGAAGCGGATATTCCTTTTCAAAACCATCAAACCAAGCTCATGGCCGATGCCGATCTTACCTGGCAGTCACAACAAAACACCCTGCAAACCCGCAACCTGCGCCTGCGTGCCGACAGTAGCTACCATGATCTGCACCTGACAGCGCAAAGCCCACTGATTTTATGGAACGGAAACCGCATCAGCTCGGGGGATATACGCAGCGTGTTTACCGCCGGCTCCGAAGAAGAAGGCAGATGGGACGGATCATTTTCCCTATCCCGCCTCAATCTGCGCCCCACAACGGCAACAGTGGCCAAAATCGATTTAAGCGGCAGTTTCAAACACAACGCACAACAAACCACCTTCAACTTTTCCGCTCCTTTGGATTGGCAGAAAAACCGTGCGCTAACTTCAGACGGCCTGACACTCACCACCTATCAAAACCAATTAAATGCCGCCCCGCAACCACGTTTTTCCAGCCAAATGACTGGTAAGTTTACCTTGTCGGCAAATAAAAACTGGCAACTACAATTAAACGGCCTATTCGACCGGCAGGCCACCCGATTTTCAGCCGACTATATTGCGGCCAACCGACAGCAAGCTGCCACACTGGAAGCACAACTCAGCCTCAGCAAACTCTTACTCGCCCCCTATTGGAAAGACCTTCAAGCCAAAGGCGGTCGGCTTTTCCCAACCTTTTTAAACCGCGAACAGATACCGCAAATCAAAGCCGATATCCATATCGGCAACCTCGCCATACCCGGCCTGCAAATAGATGAGATAGACACCATACTTTATGCCGACAACCGCCGTATCGCCCTCACCAACTTTCGCGCCGGACTATACGGCGGCCATACCGAAGGCGGCATCAGCATTGCCAATACCGACCCGCCCGCCTATCACCTGCAACAAAACACCCATGGCGTACAAATCCGCCCGTTATTACAGGATTTATTAAACTATCACGGCATAGGCGGCACGGGTGATGCCGTGATAGACCTCACCGCCGCAGGAACAGACCGCCGCAGCCTGACACAAACCCTAAACGGCAATCTGCAATTGAACGTTGCCGACGGTGCTTGGTACGGCGTTGATATGGCCAATATTTTAAAAAATCTCAGCAATAATCATGCACCGGGTAAAAACGGGGCGGATGTACAAACACGGTTCCGCCGCTTCTCCCTCAACAGCGAAATCAGCAACGGCATCAGCCGCCATGACAATACAGAATTAACCTCCGATATCCTGCATATCAGCAGCTACGGCCAAACCAATCTCAATACCCAAACCGTTTCGGAAAACCTGCTTATCCGAAATGCTGCCAACCCGAAAGCCAAACCTGTGCCGATAACCATCGGCGGCTCGATCAACAATCCGTCCGTCACCCTAGATTACAACCGCCTCACCGATGGATTGGACTCCCCCGAAGAACGGCAACGCGCTTTGGCCGAAACATTACGCGAACAATGGCAATGGCTCAATAAACCATCTAAATAA
- a CDS encoding chorismate mutase: MIIVMQKQASPESVTRVVAFIRSKGLQGHVSRGEERTIIGAVGDERVFHPNELESLPGVERAIRVLNEWRIISRESQADNTVITVRGASFGGGKRLDIVAADVGRQDADVVFADPFYMPARPYAVTEHSNEKNHIRAMQAVVADAHERGKPVMVRIRDVRQIESALASEADVLYLGGELMSNRTLQDEVGRLNTPVVLCKDKHHRADEWLVAAEHIALRGNHHIILGEAGTLSFEPDHPYRLDVDAIVRVRKISHLPVIANITRLWHGDMPQEVLYRLAEAAGADGIVSSLAARPVMRLAD; encoded by the coding sequence ATGATTATCGTCATGCAGAAACAGGCTTCGCCGGAATCGGTAACGCGCGTGGTGGCATTTATCCGCAGCAAGGGTTTGCAGGGGCATGTTTCCCGTGGGGAAGAGCGCACGATTATCGGTGCGGTGGGCGATGAGCGGGTGTTTCATCCCAATGAGTTGGAAAGCTTGCCGGGTGTGGAGCGGGCGATTCGGGTGTTAAACGAATGGCGGATTATCAGCCGCGAAAGCCAAGCTGACAATACGGTGATTACCGTGCGCGGCGCATCGTTCGGCGGCGGCAAACGGTTGGATATTGTTGCGGCCGATGTCGGCAGGCAGGATGCGGATGTGGTGTTTGCCGATCCGTTTTATATGCCCGCCCGCCCTTATGCGGTAACGGAACATAGCAATGAAAAAAACCATATCCGCGCCATGCAGGCAGTGGTTGCTGATGCGCATGAACGCGGCAAACCTGTGATGGTTCGGATACGCGATGTGCGTCAGATTGAATCGGCATTGGCCTCGGAGGCCGATGTGTTGTATTTGGGCGGTGAGTTGATGAGTAATCGTACTTTGCAGGATGAAGTAGGCCGTCTGAATACGCCGGTGGTTTTGTGTAAAGACAAACATCACCGTGCCGATGAATGGTTGGTTGCCGCCGAGCATATTGCTTTGCGTGGTAATCACCATATTATTCTCGGTGAGGCCGGCACGCTCAGTTTCGAGCCGGATCATCCTTATCGCTTGGATGTAGATGCCATTGTCCGCGTGCGTAAAATCAGCCATTTGCCCGTTATCGCGAATATTACCCGTTTGTGGCATGGCGATATGCCGCAGGAAGTGTTGTATCGATTGGCGGAAGCGGCGGGTGCGGATGGGATTGTCAGCAGCTTGGCAGCGCGGCCGGTTATGCGCTTAGCCGATTGA